Proteins from a single region of Salipiger sp. H15:
- a CDS encoding molybdopterin molybdotransferase MoeA — MIPVSEALDHLFALAGPLEVEEVPLREAGGRVLARPVAARRDQPPFAASAMDGYGVATAAPGLSFTVIGEAAAGRAFSGSVGLGQAVRIFTGAPVPDGVKTVVIQEDVTRDGDVITITDRLGTGDNIRPHGNDFRAGMTIEAPRLLGPQEIALLAAMNIARVPVTRRPKVALISTGDELVMPGEEPGPDQIIASNTFGLHVLLQQLGAEPRLLPIARDNEASLRTIFSMVGDADLVVTIGGASVGDHDLVARVAEGMGLERAFHKVAMRPGKPLMSGRFGEAMMVGLPGNPVSAMVCGHVFLAPVIRAMLGLGAAPAPRETLHLAAPVGENGPREHYMRAELTPEGVRVFERQDSALLSVLGAADLLAVRPPRDPARAAGDAIEVIRL, encoded by the coding sequence ATGATCCCCGTCTCCGAAGCGCTCGACCATCTCTTCGCCCTCGCCGGACCGCTCGAGGTCGAGGAAGTGCCGCTGCGCGAAGCCGGGGGCCGCGTGCTCGCCCGCCCGGTCGCGGCGCGGCGCGACCAGCCGCCCTTCGCCGCCTCGGCCATGGACGGCTACGGCGTGGCGACCGCCGCGCCCGGCCTCTCCTTCACGGTGATCGGCGAGGCAGCCGCGGGGCGCGCCTTCTCCGGCAGCGTCGGCCTCGGCCAAGCGGTCCGCATCTTCACCGGCGCCCCGGTGCCGGATGGCGTGAAAACCGTTGTCATTCAGGAAGATGTCACGCGCGACGGCGACGTGATCACCATCACCGACCGGCTGGGCACCGGGGACAACATCCGCCCCCACGGCAATGACTTCCGCGCCGGGATGACCATCGAGGCGCCGCGTCTGCTCGGCCCGCAGGAGATCGCGCTGCTGGCGGCGATGAACATCGCCCGCGTGCCGGTCACTCGCCGCCCGAAGGTCGCGCTGATCTCGACCGGGGACGAGCTGGTGATGCCCGGCGAGGAGCCCGGGCCCGACCAGATCATCGCCTCGAACACCTTCGGCCTTCACGTGCTGCTGCAGCAACTCGGCGCCGAGCCGCGCCTGCTGCCCATCGCCCGCGACAACGAAGCCTCGCTGCGCACGATCTTCTCGATGGTCGGCGACGCCGATCTCGTGGTGACCATCGGCGGCGCCTCGGTCGGCGATCATGACCTCGTGGCGCGCGTCGCCGAGGGCATGGGCCTCGAGCGCGCCTTCCACAAGGTCGCCATGCGCCCGGGCAAGCCCTTGATGTCAGGCCGTTTCGGCGAGGCGATGATGGTCGGCCTGCCGGGCAACCCGGTCTCGGCCATGGTCTGCGGCCATGTCTTCCTCGCCCCGGTGATCCGCGCCATGCTGGGGCTCGGCGCCGCCCCCGCGCCGCGCGAGACGCTGCACCTCGCGGCCCCCGTGGGCGAGAATGGCCCGCGCGAGCATTACATGCGCGCGGAGCTCACGCCCGAGGGCGTGCGAGTGTTCGAGCGCCAGGACAGCGCCCTGCTGAGCGTGCTCGGCGCGGCCGACCTGCTGGCCGTGCGCCCGCCGCGCGATCCCGCCCGCGCCGCCGGGGACGCGATCGAGGTCATCCGCCTCTGA
- a CDS encoding CoA transferase — MTPSFDQQIAEAIGRDPAPGPEVRERAQAELPSCFHVSALATASIKAAAGELAALLGAPEAAVDRRLASLWFDRTLRPEGWDLPSAWDPIAGDYAASDGWIRLHTNAPHHRAAALSVLGCAAEKAQVAEAVAAWAKSELEAAVVAAGGAAAAMHSLANWAGHPQGMAVAAEPLIDWRESGEGTGTARLQGLRVLDLTRVLAGPVATRFLAGFGAEVLRIDPPWWSEPGVEPEVTLGKRRAGLDLTHAADRQTFEDLLREADALVHGYRPGALDALGYGAEARRLLAPGLIDVSLCAYGWSGPWAGRRGFDSLVQMSCGIADEGMRRSGAVRPVPLPVQALDHATGYLMAAAVLRALRLRLAEGRVLSARLSLARTGALLVSAGARAFTGARIEATPGDLAPGHEQTGWGPARRLDFPVTLDGTPPRWDIPAGPLRVDAPRWQVATPAAG, encoded by the coding sequence ATGACACCCAGTTTCGACCAGCAGATCGCCGAGGCGATTGGACGTGACCCGGCCCCCGGCCCCGAGGTGCGCGAACGCGCGCAGGCGGAGCTGCCGTCCTGCTTCCACGTCTCCGCCTTGGCCACGGCGTCGATCAAGGCGGCGGCGGGCGAGCTTGCGGCGCTGCTCGGCGCGCCGGAGGCGGCGGTCGACCGGCGCCTCGCCTCGCTCTGGTTCGACAGGACACTGCGCCCCGAAGGCTGGGATCTGCCCTCGGCATGGGACCCGATCGCCGGGGACTATGCGGCCTCGGACGGCTGGATCCGCCTGCACACCAACGCGCCGCATCACCGCGCCGCGGCGCTCTCGGTGCTCGGCTGCGCGGCCGAAAAGGCGCAGGTCGCCGAGGCCGTGGCAGCATGGGCGAAATCCGAGCTCGAGGCGGCGGTGGTCGCGGCCGGGGGCGCCGCCGCGGCGATGCATTCGCTCGCGAATTGGGCCGGGCATCCGCAGGGCATGGCGGTGGCTGCCGAGCCGCTGATCGACTGGCGCGAGAGCGGCGAGGGCACCGGCACCGCCCGGCTACAGGGCCTGCGCGTGCTCGACCTGACGCGGGTGCTCGCGGGGCCGGTGGCGACGCGCTTCCTTGCCGGGTTCGGCGCCGAGGTGCTGCGCATCGACCCGCCGTGGTGGAGCGAGCCGGGTGTCGAGCCCGAGGTCACGCTGGGCAAGCGCCGGGCGGGGCTGGACCTGACGCACGCCGCCGACCGGCAGACCTTCGAGGACCTGCTCAGAGAGGCCGACGCGCTGGTGCACGGCTACCGTCCCGGCGCGCTCGACGCGCTCGGTTACGGCGCGGAGGCGCGGCGCCTGCTCGCACCCGGGCTCATCGACGTGAGCCTCTGCGCCTATGGCTGGAGCGGGCCATGGGCTGGGCGGCGCGGCTTCGACAGCCTCGTGCAGATGAGCTGCGGCATCGCGGACGAGGGGATGCGGCGCAGCGGGGCCGTCCGCCCCGTGCCGCTGCCGGTGCAGGCGCTCGATCACGCCACGGGCTACCTGATGGCCGCCGCCGTGCTGCGCGCGCTGCGGCTGCGGCTGGCGGAGGGGCGTGTACTGTCGGCGCGGCTGTCGCTGGCGCGCACCGGCGCGCTGCTGGTCTCGGCCGGGGCAAGGGCCTTCACCGGCGCGCGCATCGAGGCGACGCCCGGCGACCTTGCCCCCGGGCACGAGCAGACCGGATGGGGCCCGGCGCGGCGGCTCGACTTCCCGGTGACGCTGGACGGCACGCCGCCGCGCTGGGATATCCCGGCCGGGCCGCTGCGGGTCGACGCGCCGCGCTGGCAGGTCGCGACCCCGGCCGCCGGCTGA
- the trpC gene encoding indole-3-glycerol phosphate synthase TrpC encodes MTQTILDKIKAYKLEEVAADKAAKPMSEVEAEARAAGPVRPFAQALFDAAKTGYGLISEVKKASPSKGLIRADFDPATLAQAYERGGATCLSVLTDTPSFQGAKSFLTEARAATNMPALRKDFMYDPYQVAEARALGADCILIIIASVSDALAAELEDAAFHWGMDALIEVHDAEELERALELKSPLIGVNNRNLKTFETSLDTTRVLSQGVPEGRFLISESGLNTPADLAGMAQFGARAFLIGESLMRQENVEQATRTLLADPVPA; translated from the coding sequence ATGACCCAGACGATCCTCGACAAGATCAAGGCCTACAAGCTCGAAGAGGTCGCCGCCGACAAGGCCGCCAAGCCGATGAGCGAGGTCGAGGCCGAGGCCCGCGCCGCAGGCCCCGTGCGCCCCTTCGCGCAGGCGCTCTTCGATGCGGCAAAGACCGGGTACGGCCTCATCTCCGAGGTGAAGAAGGCCTCGCCCTCGAAGGGGCTGATCCGCGCCGACTTCGACCCCGCGACGCTGGCGCAGGCCTACGAGCGCGGCGGCGCGACCTGCCTCTCGGTGCTGACCGACACGCCCTCCTTCCAGGGCGCGAAATCCTTCCTCACCGAGGCACGCGCGGCCACCAACATGCCCGCGCTGCGCAAGGATTTCATGTACGACCCCTACCAGGTCGCCGAGGCCCGCGCGCTTGGAGCCGACTGCATCCTGATCATCATCGCCTCGGTCTCCGATGCTCTGGCCGCCGAGCTCGAGGACGCCGCCTTCCACTGGGGCATGGACGCGCTGATCGAGGTGCATGACGCAGAGGAACTGGAGCGCGCGCTCGAACTGAAATCGCCGCTGATCGGGGTCAACAACCGCAACCTCAAGACCTTCGAGACCTCGCTCGACACCACCCGCGTGCTGTCGCAGGGCGTGCCCGAGGGCCGCTTCCTGATCTCCGAGTCCGGGCTCAACACCCCCGCCGACCTTGCGGGTATGGCGCAGTTCGGCGCCCGCGCCTTCCTCATCGGCGAGAGCCTGATGCGGCAGGAGAATGTTGAACAAGCGACCCGCACCCTTCTCGCCGACCCGGTGCCCGCATGA
- a CDS encoding citrate synthase: protein MNSSDWIDAGTACAVLGVKPQTLCAYVSRGQVRAEADAGDARRSLYARADVEALLRQNRRPRARAEVAEQAIRWGDPVLETEISEVRDGMLWLRGRSVEHCAGAMTLEEMAAHLCAVSSVTCPEAGAPQGPATPLGRALSHLAGAVEAAPPLTGMNAGKIAEEAGRLISGVTNALLGQAGGGLIHLRLARAWGQDAQGAEDLRRALVLLGDHELNPSTFAVRIAASTGASLPAALLCGLSTLSGPRHGGASVLARQALVAAMAGRAEAFLSAQAGTAPYGFGYGHPLYPEGDPRARLLLGRIDPEAPARRAALCLSERLGLAPNVDTGLAALALARGLPEEAPFTIFAAGRLAGWIAHAAEQARSAELIRPRARYRVPG, encoded by the coding sequence ATGAATTCATCGGACTGGATCGACGCCGGAACGGCCTGCGCGGTGCTCGGGGTGAAGCCCCAGACGCTCTGTGCCTATGTCAGCCGCGGGCAGGTGCGCGCCGAGGCGGATGCCGGGGACGCGCGGCGCAGCCTCTACGCCCGCGCCGATGTCGAGGCGCTGCTGCGGCAGAACCGCCGCCCGCGCGCGCGGGCCGAGGTGGCCGAGCAGGCGATCCGCTGGGGCGATCCGGTGCTGGAGACGGAAATCTCGGAGGTGCGGGACGGCATGCTCTGGCTGCGCGGCCGTTCGGTCGAGCACTGCGCCGGGGCGATGACGCTCGAGGAGATGGCGGCGCATCTCTGCGCGGTCAGCAGCGTGACCTGCCCGGAGGCGGGCGCGCCGCAGGGCCCTGCCACGCCGCTGGGGCGCGCACTGAGCCACTTGGCCGGCGCGGTCGAGGCGGCCCCTCCGCTGACCGGGATGAACGCGGGAAAGATCGCGGAGGAGGCCGGCAGGCTGATCTCGGGCGTGACCAACGCGCTGCTCGGGCAGGCCGGCGGCGGGCTGATCCACCTGCGCCTCGCGCGGGCCTGGGGACAGGACGCGCAGGGGGCGGAAGACCTGCGCCGGGCGCTGGTGCTGCTGGGCGACCACGAGCTCAACCCCTCGACCTTCGCCGTGCGCATCGCCGCCTCGACCGGCGCGAGCCTGCCCGCGGCGCTGCTCTGCGGTCTCTCGACGCTCAGCGGACCGCGCCATGGCGGCGCCTCGGTGCTTGCGCGGCAGGCGCTCGTCGCCGCGATGGCGGGGCGCGCAGAGGCGTTCCTGTCGGCACAGGCGGGCACAGCGCCCTACGGCTTCGGCTATGGCCATCCGCTCTACCCGGAGGGGGACCCGCGCGCCCGGCTGCTGCTCGGGCGCATCGACCCCGAAGCGCCGGCCCGCCGCGCGGCGCTGTGCCTCTCGGAGCGGCTGGGGCTGGCGCCGAACGTCGACACCGGGCTCGCGGCCCTCGCGCTGGCGCGCGGACTGCCGGAGGAGGCGCCCTTCACCATCTTCGCCGCCGGGCGGCTCGCGGGCTGGATCGCCCATGCGGCCGAACAGGCGCGGAGCGCCGAGCTGATCCGCCCCCGCGCGCGCTACCGGGTCCCGGGCTGA
- the moaC gene encoding cyclic pyranopterin monophosphate synthase MoaC, which produces MSGLTHFDAKGDAHMVDVSDKPVTSRIATAGAWIRMERATFDLVTEGKAKKGDVIGVARLAGIMGAKKTSELIPLCHPLPITKVTVEITPDAELPGLQIEATVKTTGQTGVEMEALTAASTAALTVYDMVKAVDRAMEIGGLRVLLKDGGKSGRYEAK; this is translated from the coding sequence ATGAGCGGCCTCACCCATTTCGACGCCAAGGGTGACGCCCATATGGTCGACGTTTCGGATAAACCCGTAACGTCGCGCATCGCCACCGCCGGGGCGTGGATCCGCATGGAGCGGGCGACCTTTGACCTCGTCACCGAGGGCAAGGCCAAGAAGGGCGACGTCATCGGTGTCGCGCGCCTCGCGGGGATCATGGGGGCCAAGAAGACCTCCGAGCTGATCCCGCTCTGCCACCCGCTGCCGATCACCAAGGTCACCGTCGAGATCACCCCCGACGCCGAGCTGCCGGGTCTTCAGATCGAGGCCACGGTCAAGACCACCGGCCAGACCGGCGTCGAGATGGAGGCGCTGACCGCCGCCTCGACCGCCGCGCTCACCGTCTATGACATGGTCAAGGCCGTGGACCGCGCGATGGAGATCGGCGGTCTGCGCGTGCTGCTGAAGGATGGCGGCAAGTCCGGGCGCTACGAGGCGAAATGA
- the gltA gene encoding citrate synthase, translated as MADTAKSAKLTIGEQTYDLPIYSPTVGPDVLDIRKLYGQAGVFTYDPGFTSTASCDSTITFIDGDEGILLHRGYPIDQLASKSHYLEVCYLLMYGELPTAAELEDFENTITRHTMIHEQMHNFFRGFRRDAHPMATMVGVVGAMSAFYHDSTDISDPRQREIASHRLIAKMPTIAAMAYKYSIGQPFVYPRNDLDYAANFLHMCFSVPAEKYEVNPILARAMDRIFTLHADHEQNASTSTVRLASSSGANPFACIAAGIACLWGPAHGGANQACLEMLKEIGSVDRIPEFIARAKDKNDPFRLMGFGHRVYKNRDPRATVMKQSADEVLDLLGVENNPILQVAKELEKQALEDPYFIDKKLFPNVDFYSGIILEAMGFPTSMFTPIFALSRTVGWVSQWKEQLADPQHKIGRPRQLYLGSTLRDYTDIESR; from the coding sequence ATGGCTGACACAGCGAAAAGCGCGAAACTGACCATCGGCGAGCAAACCTACGACCTGCCGATCTATTCGCCCACCGTGGGCCCCGACGTGCTCGACATCCGCAAGCTCTACGGCCAGGCCGGGGTGTTCACCTACGATCCGGGCTTCACCTCGACCGCCAGCTGCGACAGCACCATCACCTTCATCGACGGCGACGAGGGTATCCTGCTGCACCGCGGCTACCCGATCGACCAGCTCGCGTCGAAGTCGCACTACCTCGAAGTCTGCTACCTGCTGATGTACGGCGAGCTGCCGACCGCGGCCGAGCTCGAGGACTTCGAGAACACGATCACCCGTCACACGATGATCCATGAGCAGATGCACAACTTCTTCCGCGGCTTCCGCCGCGATGCGCATCCCATGGCAACCATGGTGGGCGTGGTCGGCGCCATGTCGGCCTTCTACCACGACAGCACCGACATCTCGGACCCGCGCCAGCGCGAGATCGCCTCGCACCGCCTGATCGCCAAGATGCCGACCATCGCGGCCATGGCCTACAAGTACTCGATCGGCCAGCCCTTCGTGTACCCGCGCAACGATCTCGACTACGCGGCGAACTTCCTGCACATGTGCTTCTCGGTCCCGGCCGAGAAATACGAGGTGAACCCGATCCTCGCCCGCGCGATGGACCGGATCTTCACCCTGCACGCCGACCACGAGCAGAACGCCTCGACCTCGACCGTGCGCCTCGCCTCCTCCTCGGGCGCGAACCCGTTCGCCTGCATCGCGGCCGGCATCGCCTGCCTCTGGGGCCCGGCCCACGGCGGCGCCAACCAGGCCTGCCTCGAGATGCTGAAGGAGATCGGCTCGGTCGACCGCATCCCCGAATTCATTGCCCGCGCCAAGGACAAGAACGATCCGTTCCGCCTGATGGGCTTCGGTCACCGCGTCTACAAGAACCGCGACCCGCGCGCGACGGTGATGAAGCAGTCCGCGGACGAGGTGCTCGACCTGCTCGGCGTCGAGAACAACCCGATCCTGCAGGTGGCGAAGGAACTCGAGAAGCAGGCGCTGGAGGATCCGTACTTCATCGACAAGAAGCTCTTCCCGAACGTCGACTTCTACTCGGGGATCATCCTCGAGGCGATGGGCTTCCCGACCTCGATGTTCACCCCGATCTTCGCGCTGTCGCGCACCGTGGGCTGGGTCTCGCAGTGGAAAGAGCAGCTTGCCGATCCGCAGCACAAGATCGGCCGTCCGCGCCAGCTCTACCTCGGCTCGACCCTGCGCGACTACACCGACATCGAAAGCCGCTGA
- a CDS encoding ComEC/Rec2 family competence protein — translation MGRLLTLLLTRGPLRAGAALRGQRGHLFAWVPVCLGAGIGGYFALPLEPGPLVLLGCGLLGAALLALGPWLPEDWAPPCIGAALLLAGLALAGGRAHLVAAPQLAFRYYGAIEGRVVAIDRSGSDAPRLTLDRVALQRVAPERTPERIRVALHGDGALQARALVPELGQRVMLTGHLAPPGGPVEPGGFDFRRHAWFERIGAVGYSRTPVLLSAEAGGGQWLPRARLALSLHVQQRLPGEVGAFAAALMTGDRSGMGQMTVEALRRTNLAHLLAISGLHMGLLTGFVFGAVRLLLLLPPRSRHRWPGKKIAALAALAAAAGYLALSGGNVATQRAFIMVAVMLGAVLADLRALSLRAVALAALLVLGLRPEALLGPGFQMSFAATTALVSVFGTAWGARALPGWARPGLALLVSSSVASLATAPFSMAHFNLVSHYGLLANLLAVPAMGLVAVPMAVLAALLLPLGLDGPALQGMALGLRWILGVAQEIAGWEGAVGQVVAPGPAVLPLVTLGGLVLLLWQGSGRWAGAAPLFLGIGLWVQAERPALLISESGALVGVMTAKGRALSQPAGEGFVAGLWLENDGQAGDQARAAALWPGPEGRVRRAVVGTDEVLHVSGSRAAAGVSGCDGAAILVSNAPMPPDKGCEIFDPERLARTGAVAFWPTPEGLRMKTVRSATPRLWDGAAADQAADQ, via the coding sequence ATGGGCCGGCTGCTGACCTTGCTGCTGACACGCGGGCCGCTGCGGGCGGGCGCGGCGCTGCGCGGCCAGCGCGGGCATCTCTTCGCCTGGGTGCCGGTCTGCCTCGGCGCCGGGATCGGCGGCTATTTCGCCCTGCCGCTGGAGCCGGGGCCGCTCGTCTTGCTGGGCTGCGGGCTCCTCGGCGCGGCGCTGCTGGCGCTAGGCCCATGGCTGCCGGAGGACTGGGCGCCCCCCTGCATCGGCGCGGCGCTGCTGCTGGCCGGGCTGGCTCTGGCCGGTGGCCGCGCGCATCTCGTCGCCGCGCCGCAGCTGGCGTTCCGCTACTACGGCGCGATCGAGGGGCGGGTCGTCGCGATCGACCGCTCGGGCTCGGACGCGCCGCGCCTGACGCTCGACCGGGTTGCGCTGCAGCGCGTTGCGCCGGAGCGAACGCCCGAGCGGATCCGCGTTGCGCTGCATGGCGATGGCGCGCTGCAGGCGCGGGCGCTGGTGCCGGAGCTTGGCCAGAGGGTGATGCTCACCGGCCATCTCGCGCCGCCCGGCGGGCCGGTCGAGCCCGGCGGTTTCGACTTCCGTCGCCACGCCTGGTTCGAGCGGATCGGCGCGGTGGGCTACAGCCGCACCCCCGTGCTGCTGAGCGCGGAGGCCGGCGGCGGGCAATGGCTGCCGCGCGCGCGGCTCGCGCTCTCGCTCCACGTCCAGCAGCGCCTGCCGGGAGAGGTGGGTGCCTTCGCCGCGGCGCTGATGACCGGCGACCGCAGCGGCATGGGTCAGATGACGGTCGAGGCGCTGCGCCGCACCAACCTCGCGCATCTGCTGGCCATCTCCGGGCTGCACATGGGGCTGCTCACCGGCTTCGTCTTCGGGGCGGTGCGGCTGCTGCTCCTGCTGCCTCCGCGGAGCCGCCACCGCTGGCCGGGCAAGAAGATCGCCGCGCTTGCCGCTCTCGCGGCGGCGGCGGGCTACCTCGCGCTTTCTGGGGGCAATGTCGCGACACAGCGCGCCTTCATCATGGTCGCGGTCATGCTGGGCGCGGTCCTCGCGGACCTGCGGGCGCTGTCGCTCAGGGCCGTGGCGCTCGCGGCGCTGCTGGTGCTCGGCCTCAGGCCCGAGGCGCTGCTCGGCCCCGGCTTCCAGATGTCCTTCGCCGCGACCACGGCGCTGGTCAGCGTGTTCGGCACCGCTTGGGGCGCGCGGGCGCTGCCGGGCTGGGCGCGGCCGGGACTGGCGCTGCTCGTCTCGTCCTCCGTCGCCTCGCTCGCCACGGCGCCCTTCTCGATGGCCCATTTCAACCTCGTGTCGCATTACGGGCTGTTGGCGAACCTGCTCGCAGTCCCGGCGATGGGGCTCGTCGCGGTGCCGATGGCGGTGCTCGCGGCGCTGCTCCTGCCGCTGGGCCTGGACGGGCCGGCGCTGCAGGGCATGGCGCTCGGGCTGCGCTGGATCCTGGGCGTGGCGCAGGAGATCGCGGGCTGGGAGGGCGCGGTCGGCCAGGTCGTGGCGCCGGGACCGGCGGTTCTGCCCCTCGTCACGCTCGGCGGGCTTGTCCTGCTGCTTTGGCAGGGCAGCGGCCGCTGGGCCGGGGCGGCGCCGCTCTTCCTTGGCATTGGGCTCTGGGTGCAGGCCGAGCGGCCGGCGCTGCTGATTTCCGAGAGCGGCGCCCTCGTCGGGGTGATGACCGCAAAGGGGCGCGCGCTGTCGCAACCCGCGGGAGAGGGTTTCGTGGCCGGGCTCTGGCTGGAGAATGATGGTCAGGCCGGGGACCAGGCGCGCGCCGCCGCGCTCTGGCCGGGTCCCGAAGGCCGTGTCCGGCGCGCAGTCGTCGGGACGGATGAGGTGCTGCACGTCTCGGGCAGCCGCGCCGCGGCGGGCGTCAGCGGCTGCGATGGCGCCGCGATCCTTGTGTCGAACGCCCCCATGCCGCCCGACAAGGGCTGCGAGATATTCGACCCGGAGCGGCTTGCCCGCACCGGTGCCGTAGCTTTCTGGCCGACGCCCGAGGGTCTGCGCATGAAGACCGTCCGGAGCGCGACGCCGCGCCTGTGGGACGGCGCCGCCGCCGATCAGGCCGCCGATCAGTAG
- the lexA gene encoding transcriptional repressor LexA, translating into MLTKKQLDLLDFINKRMARDGVPPSFDEMKDALDLRSKSGIHRLITALEERGFIRRLAHRARAIEIVKLPDSLAGRPTGFVPQVIQGARGAAPKAPANDALEAVGAMELPLMGRIAAGVPIESISDIPPNVAVPSSMLSNSGRHYALEVKGDSMIEAGINDGDVVIIRETSSAENGQIVVAQVEGYESTLKRFRRKGSSIVLEAANPAYEPRVLPAGSVSVQGRLVGLIRSY; encoded by the coding sequence ATGCTGACCAAGAAACAGCTCGATCTGCTGGACTTCATCAACAAGCGCATGGCGCGCGATGGCGTCCCGCCCAGCTTTGACGAGATGAAGGATGCGCTCGACCTGCGCTCCAAGTCCGGCATCCACCGGCTGATCACCGCGCTGGAAGAGCGCGGCTTCATCCGCCGCCTTGCCCACCGCGCCCGCGCCATCGAGATCGTGAAGCTTCCCGACAGCCTCGCGGGCCGGCCCACCGGCTTCGTGCCGCAGGTGATCCAGGGCGCGCGCGGCGCCGCACCGAAGGCCCCGGCGAACGACGCGCTCGAGGCGGTCGGCGCGATGGAACTGCCGCTGATGGGCCGGATCGCCGCCGGTGTGCCGATCGAATCCATCTCGGACATCCCGCCCAACGTCGCGGTGCCCTCCTCCATGCTCTCGAATAGCGGCCGCCACTACGCGCTCGAGGTGAAAGGCGACTCGATGATCGAGGCAGGGATCAACGACGGTGACGTGGTGATCATTCGCGAGACGAGCTCGGCCGAGAACGGCCAGATCGTCGTCGCCCAGGTCGAAGGCTACGAGTCGACCCTCAAGCGTTTCCGGCGCAAGGGCAGCAGCATCGTGCTCGAGGCGGCGAACCCGGCCTATGAGCCGCGCGTCCTGCCCGCCGGGTCGGTGTCGGTGCAGGGCCGCCTCGTCGGGCTCATCCGCTCCTACTGA
- the gltX gene encoding glutamate--tRNA ligase, with translation MTSAQAVVTRFAPSPTGYLHIGGARTALFNWLYARGRGGKFLLRIEDTDRARSTPEATAAILKGLDWLGLDHDGEVISQFDRAPRHAEVAHELLAKGAAYKCFASQEEIEAFREKAKEEGRSTLFRSPWRDADPATHPDAPFVIRLRTPEEGETVIEDQVQGTVRIRNDQLDDMVLLRSDGTPVYMLAVVVDDYDMGVTHVIRGDDHLNNAARQMGIYTAMGWPLPVYAHIPLIHGPDGKKLSKRHGALGVDEYQKLGYPAAGMRNYLARLGWSHGDDEFFTDAQAKEWFDLTGIGKSPARLDFKKLENICGQHIAVGDDAALLHEIEAYLEASGLPALTEAQRSGMERGMYCLKDRSKTFPELLEKAHFILTDTPIVPDEKAAGNLDAVSRGILASLTPQLQSASWAREELEGVTARFAEEHDTKFGKLAGPLRAALAGRSVTPSVFDMMLVLGREETLLRLEQAAASEAA, from the coding sequence ATGACGAGCGCTCAGGCAGTCGTTACCCGTTTCGCCCCTTCCCCCACCGGCTACCTCCACATCGGCGGCGCCCGCACCGCGCTCTTCAACTGGCTCTACGCCCGCGGCCGCGGCGGCAAGTTCCTGCTGCGCATCGAGGACACGGACCGTGCCCGCTCGACCCCCGAGGCGACCGCGGCGATCCTCAAGGGCCTCGACTGGCTCGGGCTCGACCATGACGGCGAGGTGATCAGCCAGTTCGACCGCGCGCCCCGTCACGCCGAGGTGGCGCACGAGCTCCTCGCGAAGGGCGCGGCCTACAAGTGCTTTGCCAGCCAAGAGGAAATCGAGGCATTTCGGGAAAAGGCGAAGGAAGAGGGCCGCTCGACCCTGTTCCGCAGCCCCTGGCGTGACGCCGATCCGGCGACCCACCCCGACGCGCCCTTCGTGATCCGCCTGCGCACCCCCGAAGAGGGCGAGACGGTGATCGAGGATCAGGTGCAGGGCACGGTGCGCATCCGCAACGACCAGCTCGACGACATGGTGCTGCTGCGCTCGGACGGCACGCCGGTCTACATGCTGGCCGTGGTCGTGGACGACTACGACATGGGCGTGACCCACGTGATCCGCGGCGACGACCACCTCAACAACGCGGCGCGGCAGATGGGCATCTACACCGCCATGGGCTGGCCGCTGCCGGTCTACGCGCATATCCCGCTGATCCACGGACCGGACGGCAAGAAGCTCAGCAAGCGCCACGGCGCGCTCGGCGTGGACGAGTACCAGAAGCTCGGCTACCCTGCCGCGGGCATGCGCAACTATCTTGCGCGACTGGGCTGGAGTCATGGCGATGACGAATTCTTTACCGATGCTCAGGCAAAGGAATGGTTCGATCTGACGGGAATCGGGAAATCGCCGGCGCGTCTCGATTTCAAGAAACTGGAAAATATCTGCGGCCAGCACATCGCTGTCGGGGACGATGCCGCGCTGCTGCATGAAATCGAGGCATATCTCGAGGCCAGCGGCTTGCCTGCCCTGACGGAAGCGCAACGGTCCGGGATGGAAAGGGGCATGTACTGCCTGAAAGATCGCTCGAAAACCTTCCCGGAACTGCTTGAAAAGGCACATTTCATCCTGACGGATACGCCCATTGTCCCGGATGAGAAGGCGGCCGGAAACCTCGATGCTGTATCCCGTGGTATACTGGCCTCGTTGACGCCGCAGTTGCAAAGTGCTAGCTGGGCGCGTGAAGAGCTCGAGGGGGTAACGGCGCGTTTCGCCGAGGAGCATGACACGAAATTCGGCAAGCTTGCCGGGCCGCTGCGCGCGGCTCTCGCGGGCCGGTCCGTGACCCCGAGCGTGTTCGACATGATGCTGGTTCTCGGCCGCGAGGAGACGCTTCTCCGGCTCGAACAGGCAGCGGCTTCCGAGGCGGCGTGA